CTTCTGTTTGTTATTTTTGAACCTATCATCAGTTTTATCAACATCGAAACGAAACAACCGACAGTTGCCGTTCTTATCGATAATTCACAAAGCATAACAGTTTCTGAGAAATCAGCACAACAAATTACCGAACTCAGCAAAATGCTTGATTCTAAAACAATAGTGAATAATTTAAAAGGAACAGAAGTAACTTATTATACCTTTTCATCGGGGGCGAAAAAGTTAAAAGAATATTTTTCAGGTGCAGTAGATTATTCAGGCGAAGTAACTGATATCGCAGCAGCATTAAAGAGTTTGAAGGAAGATACTAAAAATGAAAATCTGCAAGCGGTAGTGCTTATTTCGGACGGAAATTATAACCAAGGAAAAAACCCTGTTTATTTGGCTGAAGGTCTGAATGTTCCTGTTTATACAATTGGCATCGGTGATACTTCGGAACAACGGGATGTGTTGGTAGCTGATGTTCAAACGAATAATATTGCTTATGCACAAACAAGGATTCCGGTTGACGTTACTGTTAAATGGTCGGCTTGCAGCGGTGAAAATGCTGAAGTCGTTCTCTCTGAGGGTAAAAACATTCTCGATAAGAAAACGATAAACCTTAGCAGAGATGGTGCGGAGACCCGGATTCGTATGTTTTTTGAAGCTGAGGAAGAAGGAACAAAAAAAATTACAGTTAGTGTCTCTAATATCACCGGTGAGCTTACCGAAAAAAATAATTACAAATCGGTTTTTATAAAAGTATTAAAGAGTAAACTGAAAGTTCTGATTCTTGGCGGCTCGCCTTCCGCCGATATAACCGCAGTAAAACAAGCTCTCTCCGAAGATCAGCATATTGAATCTCTTTCCTTTACACAAAAGAAAATTGGAGAATTTTATACAGATGGTAGGGAGAAAACGTTTTCACAAAGTAGCCTTGATTCGGCTGATTGTATCGTGATGATTAATTATCCAACTATTATTACATCGAAAGAGATAATAGAACAGATCAAAAAAACTATCGGAGACCAACGGAAATCAATCTTCTTTATTAACGCTAAGGATGTGGATTATACGAAATTGCGATTGATTGAGGAATTCCTCCCCTTTGTCTGGTCGAATGTTAATAGCAACGAACTTTTAGTGTTTGCAGAAATACACGAAAAAAATAAAAACCATCCTTTGCTGAA
The genomic region above belongs to Bacteroidota bacterium and contains:
- a CDS encoding vWA domain-containing protein — translated: MFIGFISITLGGSWLLFFFLGLIFIFLAVLFYKYTIPPLSTLKKLFLSVVRSIVLTLLLFVIFEPIISFINIETKQPTVAVLIDNSQSITVSEKSAQQITELSKMLDSKTIVNNLKGTEVTYYTFSSGAKKLKEYFSGAVDYSGEVTDIAAALKSLKEDTKNENLQAVVLISDGNYNQGKNPVYLAEGLNVPVYTIGIGDTSEQRDVLVADVQTNNIAYAQTRIPVDVTVKWSACSGENAEVVLSEGKNILDKKTINLSRDGAETRIRMFFEAEEEGTKKITVSVSNITGELTEKNNYKSVFIKVLKSKLKVLILGGSPSADITAVKQALSEDQHIESLSFTQKKIGEFYTDGREKTFSQSSLDSADCIVMINYPTIITSKEIIEQIKKTIGDQRKSIFFINAKDVDYTKLRLIEEFLPFVWSNVNSNELLVFAEIHEKNKNHPLLNIETAATYEGWSQMPPVFKTQTQFRSKIESDILATIKIQNIQIDEPLILTRNINRYKSAAITGYGLWRWRLLAQGNSQTERLYASFLTNIIKWLTTKEDEKKVRVVPVKEVFATTDPIEFTAQVYDDQYRQLDDAEVNVTLESEKEQTKIILESVGNGRYEGAFINLPEGDYVYSANAVTKGRVAGEDRGKFSVGKMNIEYLDTKLNKQLLDQVAFKTGGMYVDIENADKIIKALSSKKYEQQEITTITKVQIWNWEYIALLIVILFSIEWFIRKRNGML